In the Natrinema sp. CBA1119 genome, GCAGGAACTCGGTGGTCTCGAAGAGGTAGGCGCTCGCCCCGAGTTCGCGCGCGGTGTGCTGGAAGAGCAACGGCCCGGTGAGGGAAGTCTCTCCGGCCGTGAATTTGTGGAACGGCAAATACCACGGGACGGCATCCTCGTTGAGGCGGTCGGCGAGCCGTTCGCCGCGGGCGTCGGGCGAGTGAAAGATCGCCTGCCCGACGAATTCCCGATGAAGGCTATAGATTCCGAGCGACCGATGAAGGTCGAGCACGACGTCCGGCTCGTGGGCCTCGACGGCGTCCCAGATGCCCGCTGCGAGTTCGCTCTGGGGCTCACGGTCGGCCGGAAACTGTCGATTCAGGTCACCGTCGACGCCGCGGCGCTCGTTGTTTTCGACGGCCACGCGATTGGTCTCGGGAACGACGACGAGCGTCCCCGCGTCGGGACGCCAGTCGGAGATTTCT is a window encoding:
- a CDS encoding succinylglutamate desuccinylase/aspartoacylase family protein, producing the protein MRRRTYLAGGASVLAGIAVSGFVSRPPNNERLLEAARESPDADEGSSNTETILPGTDHETPLYEIDAPNDGPTAMVFGGVHGDERGGIEAAREISDWRPDAGTLVVVPETNRVAVENNERRGVDGDLNRQFPADREPQSELAAGIWDAVEAHEPDVVLDLHRSLGIYSLHREFVGQAIFHSPDARGERLADRLNEDAVPWYLPFHKFTAGETSLTGPLLFQHTARELGASAYLFETTEFLLDHSAMVELSRLAAAHVLELHGLLEVGGGA